The following proteins are co-located in the Fimbriiglobus ruber genome:
- a CDS encoding ABC transporter ATP-binding protein has protein sequence MIETRDLTKKYGDLYALDRLTLKLDKGDVFGFIGPNGAGKTTTMRILATLLNPSWGEASVCGYSIYTGSKDIRRSIGYMPDFFGVYDDMKVIEYLEFFAAAYRIKGPERRKKCEQVLELVDLGYKRDALVTSLSRGMTQRLGLARVLLHEPQVLLLDEPASGLDPRARIEMRELIKELRGMNKTIMVSSHILPELADICNKIGIIERGKLIFNNDVATAIKQVRQKHVFFVSVGKDQNELAAKKLETYPEIGSVELENDNESIKVSLRDDREDGSFVPERLIQEGFRLKSFKEEEINLENVFMSITKGITN, from the coding sequence ATGATCGAGACACGCGACCTCACGAAGAAGTACGGGGATTTGTACGCCCTGGACCGGCTGACGTTGAAGCTGGACAAGGGGGACGTGTTCGGGTTCATCGGCCCGAACGGGGCCGGGAAGACGACCACGATGCGCATCCTGGCGACGCTCCTCAACCCGAGTTGGGGTGAGGCGAGCGTGTGCGGGTACTCGATCTACACGGGGTCGAAGGACATCCGGCGGTCGATCGGGTACATGCCGGACTTCTTCGGCGTGTACGACGACATGAAGGTGATCGAGTACCTGGAGTTCTTCGCGGCGGCGTACCGGATCAAGGGCCCGGAGCGCCGGAAGAAGTGCGAGCAGGTGCTGGAACTAGTCGACCTGGGGTACAAGCGGGACGCCCTGGTGACGAGCCTGTCGCGGGGGATGACGCAGCGGCTCGGGCTGGCTCGGGTGCTACTGCACGAACCGCAGGTGTTGCTCTTGGACGAACCGGCCAGCGGTCTCGACCCGCGGGCCCGGATCGAAATGCGGGAGTTGATCAAGGAACTGCGGGGGATGAACAAGACGATCATGGTGTCGAGCCACATCCTCCCGGAACTGGCCGACATCTGTAACAAGATCGGGATCATCGAGCGCGGCAAATTGATCTTCAACAACGACGTGGCGACGGCCATCAAGCAAGTCCGCCAGAAGCACGTCTTTTTCGTCTCGGTCGGCAAGGACCAGAACGAACTGGCGGCCAAGAAGCTTGAGACTTACCCCGAGATCGGGTCCGTCGAGCTGGAAAACGACAACGAATCGATCAAGGTGAGCCTGCGCGACGACCGCGAGGACGGGAGCTTTGTGCCCGAGCGGTTGATTCAGGAAGGGTTCCGGCTCAAGAGCTTCAAGGAAGAAGAAATCAACCTCGAAAACGTCTTCATGTCGATTACCAAGGGCATCACCAACTGA
- the galE gene encoding UDP-glucose 4-epimerase GalE has product MRILVTGGAGYIGSHTVKLLLARGHDVTVFDNLSMGHKQAVPADRLVVGDLRDADQVDHLLMVNRIEAVIHFAASAFVGESVTNPAKYYQNNLLNSLNLLDRVRRQGVTRFVFSSTCATYGVPETVPITETTPQAPINPYGNTKLAFEKMLADYAPAYNIGFTALRYFNASGAAADGTIGEDHDPETHLIPIVLQAALGRRPHVEIFGTDYPTPDGTCVRDYIHVEDLAAAHLLALEHIRPGAGAFYNVGIGTGYSVREVIRTAEEVTGKRISVKEGTRRAGDPPALVAGADKIRQELGWQPAFTTLRPIVESAWNWHKAHPNGYGK; this is encoded by the coding sequence ATGCGCATTCTCGTGACCGGCGGCGCCGGGTACATCGGCAGCCACACCGTGAAATTGCTCCTGGCCCGCGGGCACGACGTAACCGTGTTCGACAACCTGTCGATGGGGCACAAGCAAGCTGTGCCGGCCGACCGGCTCGTCGTCGGCGACCTCCGCGACGCGGACCAGGTCGACCACCTGCTGATGGTCAATCGGATCGAAGCAGTGATCCACTTCGCCGCCAGCGCGTTCGTCGGCGAGTCGGTCACGAACCCCGCCAAGTATTACCAAAACAATCTACTGAACAGTCTCAACCTTCTGGACCGCGTCCGCCGCCAGGGGGTTACGCGGTTCGTCTTTTCGAGTACCTGTGCCACCTACGGCGTGCCCGAAACGGTCCCGATTACCGAGACGACGCCACAAGCCCCGATTAATCCGTACGGCAACACGAAGCTGGCGTTCGAGAAGATGCTCGCCGATTACGCCCCGGCCTACAACATCGGCTTCACCGCGCTTCGCTATTTCAACGCCTCCGGCGCGGCCGCGGACGGGACGATCGGCGAGGACCACGACCCGGAGACGCATCTGATTCCCATCGTGTTGCAGGCGGCCCTCGGTCGTCGGCCGCACGTCGAAATCTTCGGCACTGACTACCCGACACCCGACGGCACCTGCGTCCGCGACTACATCCACGTCGAGGACTTGGCCGCCGCTCACCTGCTCGCGCTGGAACACATCCGCCCGGGAGCGGGCGCCTTTTACAACGTGGGGATAGGGACGGGCTACAGTGTCCGCGAGGTGATCCGGACGGCCGAGGAAGTGACCGGCAAGCGGATCAGCGTGAAGGAAGGCACCCGGCGCGCCGGCGACCCGCCCGCGCTCGTCGCCGGCGCGGACAAGATTCGCCAGGAACTCGGGTGGCAGCCGGCGTTCACGACGCTGCGGCCGATCGTCGAGAGTGCCTGGAACTGGCACAAGGCACATCCGAATGGGTATGGGAAATAA